ACTCACAGACGGGTCTCAGAGAGTCACCGTCCCCTGGCAGCCCTCCCTTGAACCTGTGCCCCATTTCTGGCAGGCGATGTACTGTCTGGAAGGGAGGTGCTGGGTGTGGGTGGGACatggaggcaggcagggccctccTTTCCCACGTCCCAGGCCCCCACCTCACCAAGAATGCACACACGCACCCTGGCCCCAAAGGGACTTCAGGTGGCATGGGGCCACACATCAGGGACAGACAAGGTAAGGCCACACCTCCAGCCACTGGCTTGTCAGGGGCCAGTGGGAGCCACCGTCCTGTGGCTTTGGGACGAGGGTCTGATGTAGGGGTTGCAGGACCGGAGGTCTCCCAGGCTGAGGGCCATCCTCATGGGCACCCAGCCCTGGCCTTGCCTGAGGGGACGTGTGTCTGTCCATCAAGGCGTCCTCAGTAGCCGTCGTGGCCAGGCATGGGGCAGGGCGTCAGTGAGTTTGTGAGTCGGGGTAAAGGAGGTGGCGCCATCCCAGATGAGGAGAGGGACCCCCTCTGTGGACCCTCACCTCCTTAGGGTGGGGAGCAGCCACTGGCTCAGCATGGCCCAGGGGAAGGAACACAGCTGGCCAGGATGAGGAGGGGGCTGGCCGCCAGCTCAGGAGCCCCCGCCCCCTTCTGCCCTCAggcccctctctcctgcccctccagTGCCACAGAGCAGGAAGgcaggccccaggccccgcagTGCGGAGCTCCCGGCAAGCACTCACCAGCTTGGCCTCAGAGGGGAAGGGTCCAGGCCACTGTGGGAGACCCCAGCCCAGGGTGGGAGGTGTGAGTGGCACAGCAAAGTCTGTCCCCGGGCCATGGCCTGGCAGAGGAGGACACAAAGTGGGGGCAAGAGGAGCGGGCATGTGTAGAGAGGGGTCCCACTGTTCCCCTGGAGCCTGACTCGGGGAGGTGGCCAGGAGGCCATGTGGGCCTCGTGtgtctggggcagggaggggagggaggcggcAGACCACAGAGAAGCCAGGCCTGGCCGCCTCCCCCTCCATCCTGCTCACACCGCAGTCACGGGCCACAGGTGGGCAGAGCACACGCTCACAGCCACAAGCACAGACACACGGGGACGTGCCCCAGGGACTAGCTAGCCAGCACAGTGGGGTCACGGGCCAGCTgctgcccacccacccagcctAGGAGCCCACGACCTGGCCGGACCACGTCTCATGAGGAGTGTGGGGGGCCAGCTGGGTGAGCACCACCTCCACGGCCTGGAACTTCTGGTTCTTGGGCGGGATGGGGCACATCTTGTAGGTCACCTCGTCGCCCTCCACTGGCACGTACTCCCCCTCGATGCTGGTGGGGGGGAAGGGGTGTGAGGGGGTCAGCCCAAGAGCAGGCCCCACTCCCCAGAcagccctgccaccagcctcAGGAGGCCTGGCCCTGGGTCTCACTAGGCCCGGAGACTGGGCAGCCTCGCTTCTCAGAGCCTCAACTCCCTGGTCTGTAAATTGAGACTCTCAAACAGTGCCTCCCCGTCTCTGTCCCCAACCGGCCGCCCCCCACCGCCACCGCTGAGGCCCAGGAACTGGTTGCGCCCTCTCAGGCCCCCAGAATGCTGGAACAGGACCCCAGGGCTAGTGGTGCCAGGGCTTCTGGGGTCTGTTTGCCTCCTCCCCGCCTGGGCCCAGCCCTCTGCCCATGCACCCTGGGCCCCTGCAGAGCGGAGGGAGACATGACAGAACGCAGACCATGGCCAGGGCCAGCGAGGGGAGAGGCCTTGTTGGGAACACGAGGGCGGGGCCAAGCCAAGAGGGGAGAGAGGACTTACTCAGATACGTGCACAAAGATGTCCTCCGACCCGTTCTCGGGGGTGATGAAGCCATGGCCCTGTGAGCGTGAGAACTGCTTACAGACGCCCTTGAACACCGGGCCGGCCGAGGCTCGCGCTGTCCTGGAGACAGGATAGGAGGATTGGCAGGATGCCCTGGGGAGGCTCCCCGGACCCCCCAGTTAAGCCTGCCTCAGGGCTGCAGGGGACCCGCCCCAGCCAGTGACAGCGCCCCTCTCTGCACAGCACCCTCCCTCCTGAGGTTGTTGGGGCTCAACTGTATTTCCTGTTGTAAGACTTGTGTGAACATTGTCCAGCACAGGTTTGAATGCCTCCCCAGATGGAGAGCTCACTGTCTCCTCAAGTAGCTATATCCTGCTCACTCATTCCTCACTCATCATTCACTAAGCTCTGCTCTGTGCCTGGCCTTGGGTCGGCACAGCGGACAGTCAGTGCTTGCCATCAGACAACTCCTTTGGCCAAGCCAAGTCTGTCTCCCTGTGGCTCCCACATACCCCTGCCCCATAGGACCACCCAGTGACCCGCCCCAAGGCCCTGGGCTAGTCTCCATGCCCACCTGTCCAGAGATTAACTTCACATCTCGGTATGCGCCCATGCTGCTCCACCTGCCCGAACCCCCAACCACTCACCTGGTCCAGCCGGGACCCCCTCTCCCCTGACAGCAGGCCAGGACCCCCCTGCCAGGTGGTAACACACACTGGACGAAGCCCCGCTAGATCTTAGCCAGCTTGTGGGCCGGGACTTTGTCTTATTCCTCCTGCACCCCTGGCCAGGAGCTCAGTAAGTCTTTgtggaatgaatggatggagggtgggggtggatgaACAATCACTGCAGTTACTGCAGGTCCACACTCTGCTCCCCTGTCCCCCCCATGAGGGCaacaggggctggaggagggtgggCGTGGGCAGCCCAGGCTGAGCCCTGTCCTGGGGAAGGGAAACGGagccgggggaggggcaggtacTCACGCCGAATACGTCCTGGTCCGTTTGGTGGGCAGAGGACTGGGCAGGTCCCGAGATGGGACTCCGCCCCGTTCCCAGACTCTGCTGCCCTCCCGGTGGAAGGGGAAGGTGGGCCAGACAGGGGACTTGGGGGAGTGGAGCGGGGGCACGACCGGAGGTGACGTGGACTCCGACGTCATGGTGGGGCCAGCAGGGGAGCCTGGTGGGCTCTGGGGAGCAGGGGCCGGCGAAGGGCTCGGGCGTCCTTGCAGGCAGGGCCCGGCCTGGCCCTGCTCAGCGGCCTCTCTGGCCACAGGCTCCGtctggaagagggagagaggctcAGTGAGTACAGTCTGGCGGTGCAGCTTCTGGACCCCGACAGTAGGCAGGAGGGCTGGTCCTGCCTGTGCCACTCCTTTAGGCCACTCTCGGCCCCTCCCTGGCTCAGCGTCCTCACCAGGAAGACAGAACAGTCAGGTGACCCCTAAGTCCCGGCTCTCAGTTTGACCTGGGAGGTGGTGGGTGGGCAGCCAGTGACTGTCTGGGATACAGTTTGGCACAAGTGTCAGCTGTTACAAATtcacagacctgggttcaaatctcagctttgtCACTTACAACTTGGTGGCCCCAAGCAAGCCACTCAGCGGCTCCAGCAGGGTCCTGGGAGAGCTcggggtttgaatcctggctgctCCCCCTCCCGGCAGTGTGGCCTCAGTggacactgttttttttttttttttttttttttgagacagagtctcgcttttgttgcccaggctagagtgagtgccgtggcatcagcctagctcacagcaacctcaaactcctgggctcaggcaatcctcctgcctcagcctcccgagtagctgggactacaggcatgtgccaccatgcccggctagttttttctatatatatattagttggccaattaatttctttctatttatagtagagatggggtctcgctcaggctcaggctggtttcgaactcctgacctcgagcaatccgcccgcctcggcctcccagagtgctaggattacaggcgtgagccaccgcgcccggccctcagtgGACACTGTTAACATCTCCATTTCCTGCTCTGTAAAGTGGGGGTCGCACCGGCTCTTATTTCACAGACAGGTTGCTGTGAGGGGTCGATGACTTTCCACGTGCTCAGAACAGGACTGGCGTGTGGCGAGCTCTGGGGAACACTGGCTTTCTCCTCAGCCTGGTCAAGGACGCTGAGGATGCGATGACTTGGTGTGTGCGCCTGCATCTGGCATCCAGAGATACCCGATAAATTGCTGTTATCAAAGCTAAGTCATAGAAATCCTCAACAGCTCAGTGCCTAGTGGCCTTGAGAAAATTCCCCCTGTATTTTCCTCTGAGGAAAAGCACATAATTCCCCGACCCAGGCACAAGGGTTGGGAAGAGATGCTGCTGTGGACAGGTGGTCTGCCACAGTGGGGCTGGGAAGGACCCAGAAGAACAGAAGagctccagctctgcctcttgtTAGCTGCGgaccttgagcctcagtttccccatccgtaCAATGGAGCGCATAAACCCTGCCTCGCTCTCTCACAGGCTATGGTGAAGCTTGCCTGAGCCTGGGGAGATGAAGAAGCTCCCATAGTCCATGGTGACTCAGGAGTTGGGGTGATGggttccccacccccattccATCACCCCAAGGCCTGGAAATCAGAGGTGAGTTCCTGAGCTCCAGGTCTATTTCTGGCCCCCATTTTGTGACCTCTCCCCGTCCCCCAAAGCCTGGCGTTTCCACGGAGGAGTTTAAGGCTCCTTTTGAGTCCAGAGCTCAGGAAGCACGAAAACACCacatggcagggctgggagagccCAGGACTCACTCCCCTCCGCCCGCGTCCCAGGAGCAGGGCTCCCAGCCCTTGCATCCTCTGCTCAGGATTACATGGCAAAGTGGGATTTTTGTGGCCCCAGGTGATGAGCGGGCTCTGCCACTCTTGGGGGTGGATGGAGGTAGAGACCCgtcctgtcccccctcccctgcctggttCTTCCCTCTAAAGCTGATATGGGGCTTTTCTCTCTGAGCTTATTCCAGGAGGCAGGTTGGGCTAGGTTCCGCattttcatccccattttagagagaagaaaatggaagctTCAGGCAGCCACACAAACTCATACGTGAAAGTTCACAGCAGCCCTTATTCACGATAGCCAACAAgaggaaacaacccacatgtcaaTCAGCAGATGAATGGGTAACAAATTATGGGATAGCTGTATAGGGGAATATCACTtggccatgaaaataaaataaaattctgattcGTGCTGCATCATAGATGAATCATGCACACATCGCACTAAGTGGAGGAAACCGGACACGGAAGGCCACATAGCGCCTGATCCCACCTGTGCGTGATGCCCAGAGAGAGACAGTGGACCAGTGGtcaccaggggctgagggaggagggcatggggagtgactgctaatgggtaggGAGTTTCTTTGGGGGCATAAAAATGTTCTACAGTTGACTGTGgggatggctgcacaactctcaATACAGCAGGAACAATTGCACTGCACACCTGAAGCAGGTAAATTTTATGGCACGTAacttacatctcaataaagctgttgccAAAGGAAGAAGACAGGGCAGCAAAGTCACCCAAGATGACAGAGCTGGGAAAGTAGCAGATGCCTTGCAGAGCACTCCTGGAGTGCCGCCTGTCCCACCTGGGTGAGGCGTGGCAGGCAGTGGGGACaaaggccctgcctccctctctctagGAAGCTGGGCAGTCCTGACCTCGCTGCTGCAGTTTTCCCAGGCCTGGCATTGTGCTTGGCAGTGACAGCCAGTGCTGGGAGGTccttgggggggggaggggcagaggcagccCAGGGTGGTTGCCGGGGGGACATAGCTGAGCCGGGGCCTGCTCTGGCCAGCCAGGCCTTCCGCTTGAGTGACTGTGACCGCCGCTCTAGGACGCACACTAAGCAGGCAGCAGGGACACTGAAAGTGCACTGACAACCCCAGGTCAGGGTTGACGGCAGCTTCCCCTGCCTGCGCCTCCCCGCCGTGGGCTCTGGAAGTGGCCAGAGACCaggcagcagaggaagaggaggaatcaCAGCCACAGCAATGGGTGTTCTAGGACTGGCTGGGAGAGAGCAGGGCCAGGAGCTGTAGAGAACGCGCtccgcctctccccaccccagcctcagtttccgcAACTGGGAAATGGGATTATAAGAATCCCTCCTCCAGGGGCTcttttgaggatgaaatgagatggaATGGGGGaagccctgagcaagagctggCTTCTCCCAGAGACACCACTGGGGGGCagtgagtgggggggggggaggagagaccTATCCAAGCCAGGCCAAGCCCATCATTCACTctcatctgcttccctaaggACTCGCCCACCCCTCACAGCTCCTTAGCTTCTTGTCTAATTGCTGCAACAGCCCTTTAAAGCTGGTGCTACTGTTACCCTATTTTGCAGAGAAGGAAACTAAGGATCAAAGAGGTGAAATCACTCACTCAAGGCCGCACACCAGTCTggaccaggatttgaaccagTACAATCTGACTCTGGAGCGGGAAGTTCAGGCCCTGCACTCTCattgacttgctgtgtgacctagTACAGGGCCTGGACCTGGAGGAGACGCACAATGCCCAGCAGCCCAGGAGACCAGGGAGAAGGGACCAAGGAGCTGCAGAGCGAGCCTCCAGCTCAGACCCTCTCTCCAGGGTGTTGCTGCCCCAAACGGCAAGTACAGGCTTTTATTGTCTGAACGCCATGTACCATGCAAAGTCCTTACAGAGATTATTTTCCATATAAggttgaaattataatttttccattttacagatgaagaagctgaggctcacaaaggttaagtgacttgcccaagatcacacagcaggtGACAAGAGTCCAGATTTGTCTGATGAGAAACCAGTGCTCTTCCTGGGGAGACAAATTCTGTTCCTGCTTCAGCCAAGATGAGGATGGAGTTTTCCCAAAAGAACTTTCTCAAAAGAAgctaaatgggaaaataaaatcccTCAATAGTAGAGAAACAGATATGTTTGCAGAACATTTGTTTCAGTTCAAACAGGGCTAAAGGCTGGCCCTGGAGGGACTTGGTGTGCCTGTCTGGGCCATCTCCTGCCAGGAACAATGCCCTTCAGAACCAGCCGCTGGCGGGTAAGAGGGCAGCTCAGggcccagcctgcctgggtttgaatccaggctgCACTACACCCTACTGAGTGACCCtccctttctgagcctctgtttcctcatccgtCAGGTGGGGCTAACCATCGCACCCTGCTCAGGTTGCTGGGAGGAGCCAAGGAGCTGTGTCAATGGTCCCCCTGTGAGTAGGCACCTCCCAGCCCTGCGTGTTGGCTCTGAGCAGGCCCTGCATGAAGCCCAGCGGACTCTGATTCTGCAGACAAAGGGGCCAGAGGCGGCAAACATAAAACAGCAGGGCTGTTTGGAGATGACCTGAGGCCTGATGCGGTGTCACAGGGCCACAGTGCTCTGGAAGGTGACTCAGCCCTGTAGCAGGTGACCATGGCCTGTGCTGAGGCTTCTCTTGCATCCTCAGCTTCCCCGAAAAGAATGGGGTAGGAAATGGCTATCATGGTCCTCTCTTGACCATGAGCATGTCCCCTAGCCTAGGCAGGTCAGGGAAAGCCAGCCTGCTCAGCCACCCCCTGCTGTGTGACTGCAGCCAGagcctgcccctctctgggcctcaccttTCTCTCCAGGTACACGAATCATCGAATCATCGCTGGCCCAGGTGACTAATAAGGAGCAGTCCAACTCTCCTCTGCAGTTTTCAAAAACACACACGCAATTGCAATAAAACTGAGTGCCAGGGACTGGGACAACAAGCATGAGGGAGACAGGCCTGCCCTTAGGGATGCCCAGTCCGGTGTGGGGAACAGACATACAATCAAAACACGGCGTGGGAAGTCCTGACGCAATGAGTTTCAGCCGACATCGATTGATCACTGACTGTGTGCCaagctgtgtgccaggccctttgCCCCATTtcctcatttagtcctcacaagaACCTTGTGTGATGATTACTGTTAGTGCACCCATTCCTCAGATGGGTAAACGGAGGCTTGCTGAGGTCACCAGCCGGTCAGGTACAGCACTTGTGCATCTGGAGATGTTTGTGGCAGAGGGTGTGCAGAAAGGCcttgggcaggaggggaggaggggaggggac
This Microcebus murinus isolate Inina chromosome 10, M.murinus_Inina_mat1.0, whole genome shotgun sequence DNA region includes the following protein-coding sequences:
- the CSDC2 gene encoding cold shock domain-containing protein C2 codes for the protein MTSESTSPPVVPPLHSPKSPVWPTFPFHREGSRVWERGGVPSRDLPSPLPTKRTRTYSATARASAGPVFKGVCKQFSRSQGHGFITPENGSEDIFVHVSDIEGEYVPVEGDEVTYKMCPIPPKNQKFQAVEVVLTQLAPHTPHETWSGQVVGS